The Thunnus thynnus chromosome 22, fThuThy2.1, whole genome shotgun sequence genome includes a window with the following:
- the syt4 gene encoding synaptotagmin-4, with translation MAPMVEEGAQLVTVPAGVAVMSVFGLVFTVSAFSWICCQRKNTKSQKTPPYKFVHMLKGVDIYPESLSGKKKFAAPNATTTTDTSKTDVNGNCHTAAPMSPTSTGKLASSPNGSRTALHLDLEKRDLNGNFTTKPFHHHHQKVRSSPDLELPSPHAGFTQPGVMDRRDLPSPSSTLSSQAPTPAVDKPQAEEREGGLGTLHFSLEYQPEKKAFIVHIKEAHGLTPTDEQSLTSDPYIKLTLLPEKKHRVKTRVLRKTLDPAFDETFSFYGIPLARVSELALHFMVLSFDRFSRDEVIGETLVPLSGIDLSEGRVLMSREIIKKNVKKSSGRGELLLSLCYQSTTNTLTVVVLKARHLPKTDNNGPTDPYVKVNLYHGKKRVCKKKTHVKKCSPNPVFNELFVFDLPSDEGLRDTSVELLLMDSDTGNSRCPNTVLGRLVMGTSVAGTPGEHWREICDHPRRQIAKWHAMSED, from the exons ATGGCTCCAATGGTGGAAGAGGGAGCTCAGCTCG TGACAGTCCCAGCAGGTGTTGCTGTGATGAGTGTCTTCGGCCTTGTCTTCACTGTATCAGCCTTCTCATGGATTTGTTGCCAGCGTAAAAACACCAAATCCCAGAAGACGCCTCCTTACAAGTTTGTGCACATGCTCAAAGGGGTCGACATCTACCCGGAGAGCCTCAGCGGCAAGAAGAAGTTTGCTGCTCCTAACGCCACAACAACTACCGACACCAGTAAAACTGATGTAAACGGAAACTGCCATACTGCGGCGCCAATGAGTCCGACCAGCACCGGTAAACTGGCATCAAGTCCAAACGGTTCCAGAACGGCTCTGCATCTGGACCTGGAGAAGCGGGATCTGAATGGCAACTTCACCACCAAACCatttcaccaccaccaccagaaGGTGCGGAGCTCCCCGGACCTGGAGCTGCCCTCTCCCCATGCAGGGTTCACCCAACCTGGGGTGATGGACCGCCGTGACCTCCCCTCACCATCCAGCACCCTCTCTAGCCAGGCGCCCACCCCAGCTGTGGATAAACCccaggcagaggagagagagggcgGGCTAGGGACCCTCCACTTCTCCCTTGAGTACCAGCCAGAGAAGAAGGCTTTCATTGTCCATATTAAG GAAGCCCATGGCCTGACCCCAACTGATGAGCAGTCGCTGACATCTGACCCCTACATCAAGCTGACCCTGCTGCCGGAGAAAAAGCATCGGGTGAAGACCAGAGTCCTGAGGAAGACTCTGGACCCTGCCTTTGATGAGACGTTCAGCTTCTACGGGATCCCGCTGGCCAGAGTGTCGGAGTTGGCCCTTCACTTCATGGTCCTGAGCTTTGATAGGTTCTCCCGTGATGAGGTCATTGGAGAGACCCTCGTCCCCTTGTCCGGGATCGATTTGTCAGAGGGGCGTGTCCTGATGAGCCGAGAGATCATCAAGAAGAACGTCAAG AAGTCTTCTGGCCGAGGCGAGTTACTGCTCTCCCTGTGTTACCAGTCCACCACCAACACTCTGACTGTGGTCGTCCTCAAGGCTCGCCACCTGCCCAAGACTGACAACAATGGACCTACAG ATCCATACGTCAAGGTGAACCTGTATCATGGAAAGAAGCGCGTGTGCAAGAAGAAGACCCATGTGAAGAAATGCTCCCCCAACCCGGTCTTCAACGAGCTCTTTGTCTTTGATCTGCCCTCTGACGAGGGCCTGAGGGACACCAGTGTGGAGCTGCTCCTGATGGACTCAGACACAGGCAACTCGCGCTGCCCGAACACCGTCCTTGGGCGCCTGGTAATGGGCACGTCGGTGGCGGGCACCCCCGGTGAGCACTGGCGAGAGATCTGTGACCACCCGCGTCGCCAGATCGCCAAGTGGCACGCCATGTCTGAGGATTAA